The Flavobacterium faecale genomic sequence TTGTATCAGGAGCGAATGAAAGATTCAGTACGATTATTAGGGATTTCAATGAGTAACCTTAATACCGAAACATCAGAAAAGAAAGAAGTCGTAGCCGTACAACTAAAGTTTAAGTTTTAATATGATGGAGCACTGATTGGCATTTTTTATTTCGAACAAAATAAAATAAAAATATATTCTGGTTTCAATAATAATCTAGGTAGAGGACAAAAAAAAATCCCTCTTTTCAGAAGGATTCAATTTATTTAGATATGTTTTTAGTCTCTACTTGACAGCTTAGATAGTAATCTCAAAAATTCGATATATAACCAAACTAGGGTAACCATTAATCCCATAGCACCAAACCATTCCATATATTTTGGTTTTCTTTGTTGAACGCCTTGCTCAATTTGGTCAAAATCTAAAAAGATATTAAGTGCTGCGATGATGATCACAAATACACTGATACCTATACTCATCATTGAATTGCCATAATGTACAGGTTGAAAACTAGTAAACATTGAGACTAACCATGAGATCAAATAGTAAGTTGCTATTGCCATTGTAGCCGCAACTACTACCGATTTGAATTGCTCTGTTACTTTTACAATTTTAAACTTGTACAATCCTAAACAAACTAAGAAGGTAGCAAAAGTAGCACCCACCGCTTGAATGACGATGCCAGGAAATTGTGCTTCAAAAATTGCAGAAATCCCTCCGATAAATAACCCTTCAAAAAGTGCGTAGCCCGGAGCCAAATAACCAGAATATTGTGGTTTGAACGCTGAGATGACTACTAATATCAAGCCTATTACGGCTCCAGCTATTGTAGGTACAATTGGATTCATTCCGTTAAAAGCCATCCACCAAATTACCATTGCAGAGGCAGTTAATAATAAAAATAGTAAAGCCGTTTTGTTGATGGTTCCAGACAAAGTCATTTCTTGGTCCTGTCCTATTACAGACGCCTCATGAACCTGAGCTGTTTTTGAAGTAGCAGAGAATGATTTATTGCTTAAAAACGGATTACGTGATTTAAATTCCATAGTTTCTATTTATTTGTTATATCAAAGATAATTTAAATTATAATGATTCAAAAAATTGACCCTTTATTTTAGTTAAAGTTTAAGGATGCAACTTATTTCATTTGTCGTTTTCGATTAAGAGTGTTTTTTTTCGAAAAATTTAATGTTCGCCATGTAAGTATTTTTAGTCACAAAGGTAACTGGTTAACCAGTTTTAGTTAGATTTTGCAATGCATTCTAAATAATTCTTTAGGTTTGTTAAGTGAATCGACTCACTATCAAAACTCAATAGAACAGTGAAAACAATAAAACTACCTATTTTACAAGCTTTAGTGCTTTTAGTTTCAATGGGCGCAACGGCTCAATTAGTAAATAGCAATGCTGCTTTGGCAACTGCGATTACCAATGCTGGTCCAGGTACAACCATTACACTAGCCGATGGGGTGTGGACCGATACTTTTGTTAATATTAAAAAAACAGCAACGGCCGAAAATCCAATTATTATAAAAGCACAAACTCCAGGACAGGTATTTTTTGAAGGTAATTCAAGAGTAGCAATGGGTGGTGCTTACATTACTTTTCAAGGAGTGGTTTTTAGAAACCCTTCCAACCTTGTAGCAACTACAACTACCCTTGAACCTGTGGTAAAATTTAGATATGATAGTTCAAATACTTGCAGTAATTGCACTTTGACCAACGTCAAAATTGATGCCTACAACGGTACAGCTGCTCAATCGGCAACTACTACTTTGGTATACAAATGGGTATTATTGTACGGACAGTATAACGAAATAAGTTATTGCTCTTTTACAGGTAAAAATGGTATTGGGAGTACAATTAATGATAATAGAGATGTAACAACGGCAAATTACACCAAAATACACCACAACTATTTTGGTGACCGTACTTTTGTTGGAACTTATGTAGATCAAAATAATGATCAAGATGCTATTCGAATAGGAAACAGTTCAACATCATTATCAGACTCTTATACAGAAGTGTATGAAAACCTATTTAGCAATTGGTTTGGAGAGATTGAAGTAATATCTAATAAAAGCTGTAAAAATAAATATTATAACAATACTTTTAAGAATTACAGTGGTTCGCTCACCTTACGTCACGGAAATGATTGCGAAGTTTATGGGAATTATTTTTTAGCAGATAACAATCTTTTTTCTGGTGGTATTCGTGTTTTGGGCGAAAATCATAAGATCTATAATAATTATATCGAAAATGTAAACGCGACCAAATCAGCTGCTGCCGGAAATGGAACTTCAAGTAATTTAGGGGGTATAAATTTAATTGGCGGAATTGCAACTTCTGTAAATGGTGCAAATTTAAGTGGCTATTATCAAGTAAAAAACATTACGATTACCAATAATACCTTTGTAAATGTTGATTCTGGTCTTCGTTTAGGTGGAGGTAGTTATACACTTCCTGCGTTAGGAATGGTAGCAGCAAACAATATTTTTATCATGCCAACTTCTGCAAGCAAAGCTGTGGACGAAATAAGACCAGCAGATGCTTCTTCGGCTTATACCTATACAGGTAATATGAAGCAATCGGGTACGTGGCCGTCAAACATAACTGCATCGGGTAATTTGACGTTTACCTCTGGTCTATTAAGTGCAGGAGCAGACATGTATCGTCTGCCGTCTTCTAGTCCAGCTATTGATGCGGGATCAGGTAGTTATTCTTTTCTAACAAAAGATATTTTAGACGGAGCAAGACCAACCCTTTTTGATGTTGGTGCAGAAGAATTTGGTGCTGGTGGAACTAGGGTACCATACAAAGTAGCAGATGTAGGAGTTAAGATTGGTTTTGGCGCAAGCTCAAATTTAGCTGTCGTATCCAATAATATAAAATCTTCAGCGTTACTTTTATATCCAATTCCTGTTCAAGACGGATTTTTAAATATAAGTTTTGGAGATAGTATAGTAGGTAAAGTTCAGATTATTGACGCACAAGGAAAAGTGGTTAAAGATATTTTTATTGGGTCTACTGCTGATCGCATCGATATAAGTGCGCTACCAAAAGGTGTGTATGTTTTGAAAGCCGGGACAGCAACTAAACTTTTCGTGAAATAAAGTAGTACAATATAGTTCGAACTGTATTTTATAATAAGACCTCTATCAATATAACTTTGGATATATTGATAGAGGTTTTTGCTTTTTTAAATAAAAGCTAGTTATACTACGTAATTATTATTGATCTAGTTTCCTCTAGATTCCAATGCTTCCTATCCATTTTAAATGATTGTATGAATTGGAATAAGTATAGTTCAGCTACATATTTTATGATTTCTATTGTAGTGCTATACTTATAATGAAAACGATGTAGTTATCACAATTTGATTATTACCTTCTATTTTTGGTAGCTAAATGGACTACTTTGTAAGCTAGTTATGTTAAACTTTTTTTGTAACTATTTGATAGTAAAAGTGATGTAAAAATCATCTTTTTCTATTACATATTTAATAAGCTTAAATGTTATAATGTGACTTAAAATAATATAATTTTGTGATATTGCAATTAACTAAAAACTATCGTTTAACGCGATTATTTATTATGAAAAAGAAGATATTACTTTTAGGAATGATGGCTTGCTCAATAACTATGATGGGGCAATCCAAAGAGGACACTACTGATAAGGGATGGTACCTTAAAGTTGGTGGATCATACTTTGTGCAAACTGCAGCAACTGAGTTTCCTGTAGTAGGTGGGCAATTGCCAAATAGAGATGTGTACACAGGAACATTGGGAAGCAACAAATTAGCTTCTAGAGAAAGTGTTACGGGTTCATTTGGAGAAGGATTTAGAACTGGATTAACTGGTGGTTACAGAATTAATAACCGCGTTGGAGTTGAAATGGGATTGAATTATTATTCAAGTAATAGTAAAACAATGGCTGAAACTACTAATAGATTGATTTCGTACAATCCTGCAACTAGTCCTGCCGCTACTTATGTTAGTTTTGAAGCTGAGGGAAAAATTAGAGCATTTGATTTATCACCTGCATTAGTTTTGTTTTTAGGTAAATCTCATGGATTCGAACCATATACGAAAGTAGGAATCATTGTTCCAGTACACGGAACATTAGAAATTGACACAAATAGAGACTACCTTACTTTTGTTGGAGCTAATCAAGTTGCTGAAACAAAAGCCTACTCTAAAGATGTAATTAAGCCAAATCCGACTCTTGGATTTATGGCAAGTTTGGGAACTTCTTATAAATTAGGAAAAAATCTTTCTGCTTTTGCTGAATTAGAATACCGTAATTTTACTGTACATGGTAAAACCAAAGAAACAGAAATTTATACTGAAAACGGCGTTGATAAATTAAATACTACTACAAGTTTCAGAGCAGCATCTTACTCTGCAATCCATACAAATTATGTAAGTAGCTTGAATAGTACATCAAACAACAGTGAATACAATACCAATGCTGATACTACAAAAGCGAAGGAAGAATTAAGTTCTTACGTAGGGATTAGTGGTTTAGGATTAACATTAGGATTGAAATATAACCTATAATAATCTAAATTTCATATAATACAAAAGGCTGCCCGAAAATCACTTTTCGGGCAGCCTTTTTTTATGGATTAAATGTCTTGATGCTTTTATTTTATAGATAATTGTTGAATGGATTACAACCAATCAACTTTTTATGTTGAGGAAAGGGAATTGGATCTATAAAAAAAATCCGTCCTGGTGTGAACCTAGACGGATTTTTTAAATTTAGTTCAAGTATAATCTTGTAATTATTCTATTTCAGAAACTCTCAATGTATTAACCATTCCTTTTTCTTTGATTGGCATCGCAGCAAGGTTGATCAAAAAGTCGCCTTGTTCAACTAGTCCAGATGCTTTAACGATGTT encodes the following:
- a CDS encoding chondroitinase-B domain-containing protein, which codes for MKTIKLPILQALVLLVSMGATAQLVNSNAALATAITNAGPGTTITLADGVWTDTFVNIKKTATAENPIIIKAQTPGQVFFEGNSRVAMGGAYITFQGVVFRNPSNLVATTTTLEPVVKFRYDSSNTCSNCTLTNVKIDAYNGTAAQSATTTLVYKWVLLYGQYNEISYCSFTGKNGIGSTINDNRDVTTANYTKIHHNYFGDRTFVGTYVDQNNDQDAIRIGNSSTSLSDSYTEVYENLFSNWFGEIEVISNKSCKNKYYNNTFKNYSGSLTLRHGNDCEVYGNYFLADNNLFSGGIRVLGENHKIYNNYIENVNATKSAAAGNGTSSNLGGINLIGGIATSVNGANLSGYYQVKNITITNNTFVNVDSGLRLGGGSYTLPALGMVAANNIFIMPTSASKAVDEIRPADASSAYTYTGNMKQSGTWPSNITASGNLTFTSGLLSAGADMYRLPSSSPAIDAGSGSYSFLTKDILDGARPTLFDVGAEEFGAGGTRVPYKVADVGVKIGFGASSNLAVVSNNIKSSALLLYPIPVQDGFLNISFGDSIVGKVQIIDAQGKVVKDIFIGSTADRIDISALPKGVYVLKAGTATKLFVK
- a CDS encoding outer membrane beta-barrel protein, encoding MKKKILLLGMMACSITMMGQSKEDTTDKGWYLKVGGSYFVQTAATEFPVVGGQLPNRDVYTGTLGSNKLASRESVTGSFGEGFRTGLTGGYRINNRVGVEMGLNYYSSNSKTMAETTNRLISYNPATSPAATYVSFEAEGKIRAFDLSPALVLFLGKSHGFEPYTKVGIIVPVHGTLEIDTNRDYLTFVGANQVAETKAYSKDVIKPNPTLGFMASLGTSYKLGKNLSAFAELEYRNFTVHGKTKETEIYTENGVDKLNTTTSFRAASYSAIHTNYVSSLNSTSNNSEYNTNADTTKAKEELSSYVGISGLGLTLGLKYNL
- a CDS encoding Bax inhibitor-1/YccA family protein, with the protein product MEFKSRNPFLSNKSFSATSKTAQVHEASVIGQDQEMTLSGTINKTALLFLLLTASAMVIWWMAFNGMNPIVPTIAGAVIGLILVVISAFKPQYSGYLAPGYALFEGLFIGGISAIFEAQFPGIVIQAVGATFATFLVCLGLYKFKIVKVTEQFKSVVVAATMAIATYYLISWLVSMFTSFQPVHYGNSMMSIGISVFVIIIAALNIFLDFDQIEQGVQQRKPKYMEWFGAMGLMVTLVWLYIEFLRLLSKLSSRD